The Herbaspirillum sp. DW155 genomic interval GGTGCAGTTCATTTCTCCGGCCTTGCCGGCGCTGGACCTGCTGAGGCGCTTTCGCACCGGCATGCCGCACTTCGCCATCATCGGCAAGAAGGGCCAGATGCCGCTGGGTTTCATCACGCTGGACAACATGCTGAGTTTTCTGGTGGGCGAGATCCGCGACGAATTCCGCCACAACACCGGCGAATGGAGCCGCCAGGATGACGGCACCCTGCTGGGCAAGGGCAGCCTGCCCATCGTCACGCTGGAACACATGCTGGGCATCGACATCGAGTATGACGACAGCATCGATTCCGTCGGCGGCCTGGTCATGGAAAAACTCGGCGACCTGCCCAAGGAAGGCCAGAAGATCGAGTTCGCCGCCTTTGATGTGGTCATCAAACGCATGTCGGGGCCGAAGATCGTGCTGGTGAAGGTCTATCCGAAGAGCGGGGAAGTGCGCGAGTAAGCGTTACAGCCGCCCTCTCCCTAAGTGCTGGTGGCAGCGGATGAGGCGATACAAGCCGCCTTCATCCGGCCCCTTGAAATCCAGGTGAAGCAATGCAGGCAGGCGCTGGCGCAAGCTCATCGCCTGCCTGTCTTATCTGGAAAGACGGGCGCCTGTTCTTCCTTGGGCATCTCCTCCACCAGAAAGCTCGCCGTATAACTCAGCAAGGCCTTGCCACTGGCATTGGCGCGCCGGTAGTCGGCCACCAGTGTGGCGACCTCTTTCCTGAAATGGCTGGTCGTGGTCGATGTGCTCTGGCCGCTGAGCAACCAGGTGATATCGATGCCGAACTGCTCGCGCATGCCGCGCAGCAGTTTGCTACCGGGCACGCAGCGCCCGTGCTCGATCTGGCAGATGTGATTGGGCGCGGTTTCCAGTGCACGGGCGAAGAGATTCTGGCTGATGCCCATTTTCAGGCGAATCATGCGCAGGCGTTGGCCGATGGCGATTTTGTTGGTATCCATGAGGGGGCGGTGGGTTGATGGTCATGTGGCGCAAAGCAATCGGGGCAGCGAAGTCATCGATGCCGTAACGATGTCGCGGCGGTATAAGCGTTGAACCAGTCGGGCGGCAGTAGCAAGGCGCTGTTCCAGTAATCGGCGTCGGTCAGCTGGGGCAGGGCGATGCCGTTCTCGTCGCAGTCGGGCAGTGCCTCGTCGGCGCCTGCATCAGGATGCTCCGGGTCGCTCAGCCAGGCCCGGTCTTCCTGTTGGGCATAGAGACGTTCGGCCAGCATGGGCAGATCCTCGTTACCAGGCCGCCAGAAGTCGCGGCCATCGCCTATTTTTCGGGACATATACCGGCTCTCCTTCCTTTCTGAATTTCGATGAATGGGCCGGCCGCTCGGGCCGGCCCGTGAGGGACTACGGCACCTGTTGATCAGATGCCGAAGATGGTGGCCGTATTGGCCGGGTTGTAGAACAGGTTTTGCAGCGTCAACGTATAGATGTTTTCATTTGCACCAGCCCCGTCCAGATCCACGCGCAAGGTAGTGCCGCCCCCATCGGAGCTGGCGGCGGCGCTCTTGACGAAGCTGTCCAGGTTGGCCGCCGTGAGGGTCTGCCCGGCCACCTGCACCTTGTCCAGACCCAGCTGGAAGTCCGTCACCGTGGCGTTGAAGTTGAGCCAGGCCACTACGGGCTTGGTAGACGTCTTCGCGCCGGCCTTTTGGAAAGCCCCCAAGATCAGCGTGTCGGCACCGGCACCCGTGGTCACCGTGGGTATCGTGGCCGACGGGCCGGTTGGCGTCGGGCTCAGGATGATGCCGTCGTTGCCATTGCCACCGCGGATGTCGCCCATCGATTGCGCAGCCCAGTACCAGCCCAGCGTCGCATCCTTGATGACCGAGGTCTGGCCGTTGTGGATACTGCCCTCGGTCACGTTGGTGACCGTGACTGTGAGGTCGCGATACAGGCCCGGTGCGAGCAGGTTGGGCGCAGTCTGCAAGGTGAAACTGCTGGCGCTTGCGTCACCCGTGCTGTCGAGTTCGAAGACGTCGAAGCCCAAGGTCTTGCCGCCCAGACTGATGGACACCAGATACTTCTGCTTGCCGGCAAGCTCAGGCGTGTTGATGCGGCCGGTGAAGATCAGGCCCTTGTCATAGACCCCTGATGTCGGACCCAGACCGGGATCGGTAATGGAGGCGTAGTTGTCCGCCCCCAGCAGAACGGCCTTGGCATTGGCGTCCGCATCATAGGAGGCCTTGACCTTGAGGTCGGTCAGGAGCGGTGCTTTCATCTCTGCGCCGACGTTGACCTTCACCGCTGCGGACTCTGACGTGGCACCCGTGGTCGAGATGTACTTGCTCACGATCACATGGTCCCCCTTGGACAGGCTGGTGTTGACCTTGAGGTTCAGCGTAGCGTTACCGCTTGTGCCTGCACCCGCACGTCGTTGCCGCCACTGCTCCACAGGGCGTGGTTGGTGCGGCTGTTGCTGCCATCGGTGACGGTCACCCGGGCGCTCACGGAGCGGCTGCTGTCGAGGGTAAGCGTCGGCGTCGGACAGCTTCAGGACGGTGATGGTCATGGTAGTACTCCCTTGAAAGTGACAGGTCGGAATCGGGTCACGCACGGTCTCGTCGGATAACGCAGGCCTCTGGCAGGACGCGGAGGTGCCAGCCATCAGGACGCCAGGTCGGCGCTGCGTGCAATCGAAACGGGATGAGGATCGTGCTCAGTGACAAATGTCTGCCATAGTGATGGCGTGGATTTGTCCTGATAAGAGGATCAAAGGAATAAAGCAGAAAAACAAAAATTTAACGAAAAGTGTCTCTACGGATTTCGACTTTTTTCTCGAAAATTTTCTTTTTTGCTTTTGAATTTGTTCAAAAAACGGCGAAGAAAGACCCGGTGTGGTCCGAAAAACCGCACCGGGAGCGGATTTCATCGTGGTGTGGCGATCAGGAGAAATGAAACAGGAACGCAGCAGCGAAAATTCACCGGATTTCGAAGAAATTTATTGTGGCGGAATGAAAATAAGTTTTTATAGGCGAATTCCGAATTCAGATAGCCGATTCCGCAGATGAATTTTTATTGGCAGGCGCAAGCCCTGCGGGAAGAAAGAGAGACGGCCTCCTGATAAAAAAATGGCTCCCGGCCAGTCAGCCGGGAGCCATCCTTGAGTGCCCGTCATTCAGGGCGACGGTTCAGTCCATCAGAAGCCGAGGGTGCGGCCATCCGGATTGCGCGGGTCCGAGAAGCCATCGAAACCATCCTGCCTGATCTGGATGGTCTGGGTGCGGCCCATGGAGGGCTGCACGCTGATCTTCTGGCCCTTGTCCTGCAGGATTTTGAGGGTGTCGGCCGACAGGCCCTTTTCCACGCGCAGCTGGTCCGGTGCCCACTGGTGGTGGATACGCGGCGTGATGGTGGCTTCGGCCACGTTCATGTCGTGGTCGATCACGTTGAGGATGGTCTGCAGCGTGGTGGTGATGATGCGGCTGCCGCCGGGGCTGCCGGTGACCAGGAAGGGCTTGCCATCCTTGAGCACGAAGGTGGGCGACATCGACGACAGCGGACGCTTGTAAGGACCGACCGCATTGGCATCCCCACCGATGAGGCCGAACGCATTGGGCACGCCCGGCTTGGCGGCGAAGTCATCCATCTCGTTGTTCAAGGTGATGCCGGTACCGGTGGCGACGATACCGCTGCCGAAGTTCAGGTTCAGCGTGTAGGTCGTGGCGACCAGATTGCCGTCCTTGTCGGCCACCGAGAAGTGGGTGGTCTGGTCGCTTTCATAGGGCTGCGGCTGGCCCGGCTTGATGTCGGTGGAGGGCGTGGCGCGGTCCGGGTTGATCTTCCTGGCCAGTTCATCGGCATAGGCGCGCGAGGTCAGGCCCTTGACCGGCACCTTGGTAAAGTCCGGGTCGCCCAGGTATTCGGAGCGGTCGGCATAGGCCAGCTTCATGGCTTCGGCCATCAGGTGGATGGTCTGGGCGCTGTCGGCTCCGTACTGCTTCAGGGGATAGCGTTCGAGGATGTTCATCATCTGGATGATGTGCACCCCGCCCGAGCTTGGCGGCGGCATCGACATGACCTGGTAGCCGCGATAGTTGCCCGACACCGGCTCGCGCTCGACCACCTTGTAGTTCTTCAGGTCGTCGGCGGTGATGAGGCCGCCGTGCTTGTCCATCTCGGCCACGATCTTCTTGGCGATGGCACCGTCATAGAAAGCCTTCGGCCCTTCCTTGGCGATCAGTCGCAGCGACTTGGCCAGGTCTTTCTGGACCAGCAGTTCGCCTTCCTTGAGCGGGCGGCCTTCCTTGAAGAAGATCGCCTTGGAAGAATCCCACTGGCCCAGGTGTTCGCGCTCGGCCGAGAGGATCAGCGCCAGGCTGCGGCTGACCGGATAACCCTTTTCGGCCAGTTCGATGGCCGGCTGGATCACCTGCGAGAGCTTCATCGTGCCGTACTTGGAGAGCGCATGCGACAGCCCCGCCACCGTGCCCGGCACGCCCACGGCCAGGTGGGTGTAGAGCGAGCGGCCCGGCACCACGTTGCCCTTGTCGTCCAGATACATGTTGCGGGTGGCGCGCTGCGGGGCCATCTCGCGGAAGTCCAGGGCGACGTTCTTGCCGGTTTTGGCATCGTGAATCATCATGAAACCGCCACCGCCGATGTTGCCCGCATTGGGCAGCACCACGGCCAGCGCGAAGCCCACGGCCACGCCGGCGTCCACCGCGTTGCCGCCTTTCTTGAGGATGTCCACGCCGACCTTGGTCGCGAGTTCCTGTTCGGTGGCCACCATGCCGTGCTGGCTGTGGACCGGGCTGATGATGTCATAGGTCAGGTCGTACTTGACCACGGGGGCCGAGGGCGGCGCGGTCTGCGCCGAGGCCGGCAGGAAGGCCAGCGCGCCGCACAGCGGCAGCAGCGCCAGTGCGGCGGGTTTGCAAAGACCGGTAAATGTCTGCATGAGAGATGCTCCTGATGATCGGGACTTGGGAATCTGCATATTATTTATAAGAATGCCGCCCGCCGCTGCATCTTTGCATCACCGTACTGCTGTGGTGCTGCATTCCTGCAGGGAAGAACGACACGGGGAGATTGTAGAGAATGGCCGTTTCCTGTCCAGAGCCGCGAGACGGCGATGGGTGGATTATTGGCGCGGATTCGTCCACGGATGTGGGGGATGCCCTGGGGCGGGAACCGCCGTGCTTCAGGTACTCTCGCGCACCGCCAGCTCAAAGCCGAGGTCCAGCCGGCCCTTGGGAATGTCTTCGCCCTTCAGCTGGCGCACCAGCATCTCGGCCGACTTGTAGCCGATGTCGTAGCGCGGCGTGACCA includes:
- a CDS encoding helix-turn-helix transcriptional regulator, with translation MDTNKIAIGQRLRMIRLKMGISQNLFARALETAPNHICQIEHGRCVPGSKLLRGMREQFGIDITWLLSGQSTSTTTSHFRKEVATLVADYRRANASGKALLSYTASFLVEEMPKEEQAPVFPDKTGRR
- the ggt gene encoding gamma-glutamyltransferase produces the protein MQTFTGLCKPAALALLPLCGALAFLPASAQTAPPSAPVVKYDLTYDIISPVHSQHGMVATEQELATKVGVDILKKGGNAVDAGVAVGFALAVVLPNAGNIGGGGFMMIHDAKTGKNVALDFREMAPQRATRNMYLDDKGNVVPGRSLYTHLAVGVPGTVAGLSHALSKYGTMKLSQVIQPAIELAEKGYPVSRSLALILSAEREHLGQWDSSKAIFFKEGRPLKEGELLVQKDLAKSLRLIAKEGPKAFYDGAIAKKIVAEMDKHGGLITADDLKNYKVVEREPVSGNYRGYQVMSMPPPSSGGVHIIQMMNILERYPLKQYGADSAQTIHLMAEAMKLAYADRSEYLGDPDFTKVPVKGLTSRAYADELARKINPDRATPSTDIKPGQPQPYESDQTTHFSVADKDGNLVATTYTLNLNFGSGIVATGTGITLNNEMDDFAAKPGVPNAFGLIGGDANAVGPYKRPLSSMSPTFVLKDGKPFLVTGSPGGSRIITTTLQTILNVIDHDMNVAEATITPRIHHQWAPDQLRVEKGLSADTLKILQDKGQKISVQPSMGRTQTIQIRQDGFDGFSDPRNPDGRTLGF